The following are from one region of the Paenibacillus sabinae T27 genome:
- a CDS encoding TetR/AcrR family transcriptional regulator: MARNKEFDVDAVLQKAVRLFWSQGYEKTSMKDLVETMGVHKRSMYDTFGDKHALFMQALERYHETVFASVKTRVQDAASPKQAIRAIFEMVISARDIRPEGCLTVNTACELSLLDPEAAAKVSDYFAETEELLCELITQGQAAGGISAKHDPVQLSQYLFNALTGLRVLVKTTKDRQKLESIIDMTLAILD, from the coding sequence ATGGCGAGAAACAAAGAGTTTGATGTGGATGCGGTGCTGCAGAAAGCGGTGCGGTTATTCTGGAGTCAAGGCTATGAGAAGACTTCGATGAAAGACCTCGTGGAGACAATGGGCGTTCATAAACGAAGCATGTATGATACGTTCGGAGACAAACATGCTTTATTTATGCAAGCCTTGGAGCGGTATCATGAGACAGTGTTTGCTTCAGTTAAGACCCGTGTTCAGGATGCGGCTTCCCCGAAGCAGGCGATCCGCGCCATATTCGAAATGGTAATTAGCGCGAGGGATATCCGGCCCGAAGGATGTCTGACCGTCAATACGGCGTGCGAGCTGTCGTTGCTCGACCCGGAAGCGGCCGCCAAGGTCAGCGACTATTTTGCCGAGACAGAGGAACTGCTGTGCGAGCTGATCACGCAAGGTCAGGCTGCAGGGGGAATTTCCGCAAAGCACGATCCGGTGCAGCTTTCCCAATATCTGTTCAATGCGCTGACGGGCCTTAGAGTTTTGGTGAAGACAACCAAAGACAGACAGAAGCTGGAAAGCATTATCGACATGACGCTGGCTATATTGGATTAA
- a CDS encoding alpha/beta fold hydrolase, translated as MINQEALSALTAETVPTSYVEAGGITFAYRKFGAESEVPLVFCQRYRGTMDDWDPAVVNGIAKERTVILFDSAGVGLSTGVTPNSVPDMADYAITFIETLGFKQVDLIGFSMGGMVAQHVTLKRPDLVRRLILAGTGPGAGEDTVRSRNGVFEVMTTPVNEDKDFLFLFFEPTETSQAKGREYLERLQWRKTDRAPLVTAETIKAQTQALIGFAAGPDTAYPRLAEIKQPVLVANGDNDIMAPTINSFIMSQHIPNAQLILYPDSGHGFLFQYPERFVLHVSAFLSE; from the coding sequence ATGATTAATCAAGAAGCATTAAGCGCATTGACCGCGGAGACTGTACCAACCTCTTACGTGGAAGCCGGAGGAATCACCTTCGCCTACCGCAAGTTCGGAGCGGAGTCCGAAGTTCCGCTTGTGTTCTGCCAACGTTACCGGGGCACGATGGATGACTGGGACCCGGCTGTTGTTAACGGCATCGCCAAGGAGAGAACCGTTATCCTGTTCGACAGCGCCGGTGTGGGACTGTCTACAGGGGTTACACCTAATAGCGTCCCTGATATGGCCGATTATGCGATCACTTTTATTGAAACGCTTGGTTTTAAGCAAGTCGATTTAATCGGGTTCTCAATGGGCGGCATGGTGGCGCAGCATGTGACGCTGAAGCGGCCGGACCTGGTTCGCCGTCTCATTCTTGCCGGAACAGGACCCGGAGCGGGCGAAGACACCGTAAGATCGAGAAACGGAGTGTTTGAAGTGATGACCACGCCTGTTAATGAGGATAAAGATTTCTTATTCCTGTTCTTCGAGCCGACAGAAACCAGTCAGGCCAAAGGCCGTGAGTATCTGGAGCGTCTTCAATGGAGAAAGACGGATCGCGCGCCGCTGGTTACAGCTGAAACCATAAAGGCGCAGACACAAGCACTGATCGGTTTCGCTGCCGGACCGGATACAGCCTATCCCCGTTTGGCTGAGATTAAACAGCCTGTTCTAGTCGCGAACGGTGATAACGATATCATGGCTCCGACCATCAATTCCTTTATTATGTCGCAGCATATACCGAATGCCCAGTTGATACTCTATCCCGACTCCGGGCACGGATTCCTGTTTCAATATCCTGAACGGTTTGTCCTGCATGTCTCCGCGTTTTTAAGCGAGTAA
- a CDS encoding MFS transporter, which translates to MEAISDIEILNTREKSFNEKLIVPFWSLAAMLVVMNTTMFNVALPRVAHEFSLSPTVASWIVTAYSIIFGIATITYSRLTDFLPIRKMVLFGAFLLVLSSLLGYFAHTFILLMVARIFQAIGAAAFPGLGYVLFSRYIPQERRGSAMSFIASGTSLGFGLGPVVGGALTQYLGWNFLFVMTAAVLFITPIFNRHVPMEEKKSVQFDNAGSLLVAASITGLLLFVTTFALWPLLVSLITLWLLWRHINRIRSPFIHPELLRQRRFTQLLSISFTAYFINFATLFAMPILLAQVFHRSPMEIGLIIFPGAIITAFASRQIGKIIDRMGNGIVSRWGAIFLLLSVVLFATVASLSVYGVLISYFFMSLGFSSLTASNSNEISHYLSLEHMGAGMGMNQLGGFFGGAFGVGITGMLIVLQKGTDMAGVFQNIYLGLCVLPLISLYLLHKYGKPDRGLVKS; encoded by the coding sequence ATGGAAGCCATATCTGATATAGAGATACTCAATACAAGAGAAAAATCATTTAATGAGAAATTGATCGTCCCCTTTTGGAGCTTGGCGGCGATGCTCGTGGTCATGAATACGACGATGTTCAACGTGGCTTTGCCCAGAGTTGCCCATGAGTTTTCGTTATCGCCAACGGTCGCTTCATGGATTGTCACCGCATATTCCATCATTTTTGGGATCGCAACCATTACTTACAGCCGGCTGACCGATTTTTTACCGATCCGTAAAATGGTTCTGTTTGGTGCCTTTTTATTGGTACTGTCCTCATTACTCGGCTATTTCGCCCACACCTTTATTCTGTTGATGGTCGCCCGGATATTTCAGGCAATAGGAGCTGCGGCTTTTCCTGGGCTAGGCTATGTGCTGTTCTCTAGATATATCCCGCAAGAACGAAGAGGCAGCGCCATGTCCTTCATTGCTTCAGGCACATCGCTTGGATTCGGATTGGGACCGGTGGTCGGGGGAGCCCTGACCCAGTATCTCGGATGGAACTTCCTTTTTGTCATGACGGCTGCGGTTTTGTTTATCACTCCAATTTTTAACAGACATGTGCCTATGGAAGAGAAAAAGTCCGTCCAATTTGATAACGCCGGAAGCTTGCTGGTGGCGGCTTCAATTACGGGTCTGCTGCTGTTCGTTACGACTTTCGCGCTTTGGCCGCTTCTCGTTAGTTTAATTACGCTGTGGCTGCTGTGGCGGCATATCAATCGAATCCGTTCGCCGTTTATCCATCCGGAGCTGCTTCGCCAGAGAAGGTTCACCCAGCTGCTGTCGATCAGCTTCACCGCGTATTTCATCAATTTTGCCACGCTGTTCGCTATGCCGATTCTGCTGGCTCAAGTCTTTCACCGGAGTCCGATGGAAATCGGATTGATTATCTTCCCGGGTGCGATTATTACGGCGTTTGCCTCAAGACAAATAGGAAAAATCATCGACCGGATGGGGAACGGAATCGTCTCCAGATGGGGAGCCATCTTTCTGCTGCTGTCCGTCGTCCTGTTCGCAACGGTGGCAAGTCTTTCAGTCTACGGCGTTCTCATCAGTTATTTCTTTATGAGTCTTGGATTTTCCAGTCTGACCGCCAGTAATTCCAATGAAATATCACATTATCTCTCTTTAGAACACATGGGGGCGGGTATGGGTATGAACCAGCTGGGCGGCTTCTTCGGAGGCGCGTTCGGGGTAGGCATTACGGGGATGCTGATTGTGCTGCAAAAAGGAACGGATATGGCCGGCGTATTTCAGAACATTTACCTCGGACTTTGCGTGCTGCCCCTCATTTCCTTGTACTTGCTTCATAAATATGGAAAACCGGATCGTGGATTAGTGAAATCATAA
- a CDS encoding isochorismatase family cysteine hydrolase, whose protein sequence is MTDKKYDSADTGLLLVDPYNDFLASEGKLYPYAKEVAESVNMLEHLKKIVAAVREAGIQVFFVPHHRFEPGDFSTWKYPTPYQLSAAKAQPFAKGTWGGEFHPDFQPQEGDIIIKEHWSQSGFANTDLDHQLKVHGISKIIIIGMLANTCIESTARFGMELGYHVTLVKDATAAFSHEAMHAAHEINGPTIVHEIFTTEELIKALGDN, encoded by the coding sequence ATGACGGACAAAAAATATGACAGCGCAGATACAGGGCTTCTACTGGTCGATCCGTATAACGACTTCCTGGCTTCCGAAGGCAAGCTCTACCCTTATGCCAAAGAAGTGGCGGAATCCGTGAACATGCTGGAGCATTTGAAGAAAATTGTGGCAGCGGTCCGGGAGGCGGGTATTCAGGTGTTTTTCGTACCGCATCACCGCTTTGAACCGGGAGATTTTTCAACATGGAAATATCCGACGCCTTACCAGCTATCTGCAGCCAAAGCCCAACCATTTGCCAAAGGTACCTGGGGAGGCGAGTTTCACCCCGATTTCCAGCCGCAGGAGGGGGATATCATCATTAAAGAGCATTGGTCTCAGAGCGGCTTTGCGAACACGGACCTTGATCACCAGCTTAAAGTGCATGGTATCAGCAAAATAATCATCATCGGCATGCTGGCAAACACATGCATTGAATCAACGGCAAGATTTGGAATGGAGCTTGGGTACCATGTCACTCTCGTAAAAGATGCGACGGCTGCCTTTAGCCATGAGGCGATGCATGCGGCGCATGAGATCAACGGTCCGACTATCGTCCATGAAATTTTTACCACAGAAGAACTGATTAAAGCCTTGGGAGATAATTGA
- a CDS encoding aldo/keto reductase, which translates to MEYRNLGRTGIKVSNFTLGTGAFGAWGNSNEEECIQIVDTAIGNGINFIDTADVYSAGASEEIVGKALKGRRNEVVLATKVGMPMGKGLNQSGSSRLWIRQEVENSLRRLQTDHIDLYQLHRPDPQTDIEETLGVLTDLVQEGKIRYIGSSTFQAWQIAEAQGVSERRNLARFASEQPPYSILNRSIELDVLEVVRKYGMGVLVWSPLSGGLLTGKYVKGQAASSDSRAVRFQGGILGKIVDPTREENRVKFEIINELQGLAAEAGISLAHMAVAFTQAHPSITSTIIGPRTLEQLQGSLAGADIKLSADLLDAIDTIVAPGKTLDDLERGWIPNWMDAASRRRG; encoded by the coding sequence ATGGAATACCGGAATTTGGGACGCACAGGCATAAAGGTAAGCAATTTTACTTTGGGTACAGGAGCATTTGGAGCATGGGGAAACTCGAATGAGGAAGAATGCATCCAGATCGTGGATACCGCTATCGGTAATGGCATCAACTTCATTGACACAGCCGACGTCTATTCGGCCGGCGCTTCAGAAGAAATTGTCGGGAAAGCTTTAAAGGGCCGGCGCAACGAGGTTGTGCTTGCGACAAAAGTCGGAATGCCAATGGGAAAAGGGCTGAATCAAAGCGGAAGTTCACGCTTGTGGATCAGACAAGAAGTCGAAAACAGCTTGCGCCGGCTTCAAACCGACCATATTGACCTCTATCAGCTCCATCGTCCGGACCCGCAAACCGATATTGAAGAGACGCTTGGCGTATTAACCGATCTTGTCCAGGAAGGGAAAATCCGCTATATCGGCTCCTCCACTTTTCAGGCTTGGCAGATTGCCGAAGCGCAAGGGGTAAGCGAACGCCGCAATCTGGCGCGTTTCGCAAGCGAGCAGCCTCCTTATTCCATCCTGAACCGCAGCATTGAGCTTGATGTTCTTGAAGTGGTGAGAAAATACGGCATGGGCGTTCTGGTATGGAGTCCGCTGTCAGGAGGCTTGCTCACAGGAAAATACGTCAAGGGTCAAGCTGCTTCGTCAGATTCCCGTGCTGTCCGTTTTCAGGGAGGTATACTCGGAAAAATCGTGGACCCAACCCGTGAAGAAAATCGCGTGAAGTTCGAAATCATTAACGAGCTGCAAGGGCTTGCCGCCGAGGCCGGAATCTCCCTTGCCCACATGGCTGTCGCTTTTACTCAAGCGCACCCATCCATTACATCTACCATTATTGGACCGCGCACTCTGGAACAGCTTCAAGGATCGCTCGCTGGCGCTGATATTAAGTTAAGTGCTGATCTGCTCGACGCCATTGATACGATTGTAGCTCCAGGAAAGACGCTGGATGATTTGGAGCGGGGCTGGATTCCGAATTGGATGGATGCGGCGAGCAGACGGCGGGGTTAA
- a CDS encoding S8 family peptidase has translation MNGQIWRQQHAAKLHRPLRRKIQQLSKSGGAKPAAIPVIIQLKHPITPARLQALKRHAGSHALPVLHKLPLLQSIATRISMDCLKRMCCCGGVRKIYLDGIKKTSLHIATPSIGSTSVQRKKGLTGKGVNIAILDTGVFPHPDLTRPINRIIAFKDFINHRRTPYDDNGHGTHTAGDAAGNGWSSKGKYKGPAPKAGVIGVKVLDQNGNGYDSTIIKGIEWCIANRKRLKLRILSMSLGGPIQTPCSDDPLCQAVEHAVKAGLSVVIAAGNDGPGYGTIETPGNSPSAITVGAVDDRRTLLQADDRIAWFSSRGPVPGGGKKPDLVAPGESIISLRAPCSKLDRESPYLRVGKKYFTLSGTSMSTPIVSGAAAQLLQSRPSLSPLQVKTLLKKNTFRLKLNANTAGSGEVNVRFLLSCRKRPRSVPFRKPGRQ, from the coding sequence ATGAACGGACAGATTTGGCGGCAGCAGCATGCCGCGAAGCTGCATCGGCCCTTGAGGCGAAAGATTCAACAGTTGTCTAAATCCGGCGGCGCCAAGCCGGCGGCCATTCCGGTCATTATTCAACTGAAGCACCCAATAACCCCGGCCCGGCTTCAGGCTCTGAAGCGGCATGCGGGTTCGCATGCGCTGCCGGTACTGCACAAGCTTCCCCTGCTTCAATCGATAGCTACCCGGATTTCGATGGACTGTCTAAAGCGGATGTGCTGCTGCGGCGGGGTGAGGAAAATCTATCTGGACGGAATCAAAAAAACGTCGCTCCATATAGCGACGCCTTCAATCGGTTCTACTTCGGTTCAACGAAAAAAGGGGCTTACCGGAAAAGGGGTAAACATCGCCATTCTGGACACCGGCGTCTTCCCCCATCCGGATCTGACCCGGCCCATTAACCGGATTATAGCTTTTAAGGACTTCATCAACCATAGGCGAACTCCTTATGACGATAACGGCCACGGGACGCATACGGCCGGGGACGCCGCGGGAAACGGCTGGTCGAGCAAGGGTAAATACAAAGGCCCCGCCCCGAAAGCGGGCGTTATCGGCGTCAAAGTGCTGGATCAGAACGGCAACGGTTACGATTCGACGATAATCAAGGGAATCGAGTGGTGCATCGCCAACCGGAAACGACTAAAGCTGCGTATACTTTCGATGTCGCTGGGCGGTCCGATTCAAACTCCCTGTTCCGACGATCCCTTATGCCAAGCTGTGGAGCATGCGGTCAAGGCCGGGCTCAGCGTTGTGATCGCGGCCGGAAACGACGGACCGGGGTACGGAACGATAGAAACCCCCGGGAACAGTCCGTCGGCCATCACGGTCGGAGCGGTAGACGACCGGCGCACTCTCCTCCAGGCGGACGACCGCATTGCTTGGTTCTCCAGCCGGGGACCGGTACCTGGCGGCGGCAAAAAGCCGGATTTGGTCGCACCAGGCGAGTCGATCATCTCGCTGCGGGCCCCATGCTCCAAGCTTGACCGTGAATCTCCTTACTTAAGAGTCGGTAAAAAATACTTCACGCTCTCCGGCACCAGCATGTCTACGCCCATCGTCTCCGGCGCGGCCGCGCAGCTGCTTCAGAGCAGACCTTCTCTCTCGCCCCTGCAGGTGAAAACATTGCTCAAAAAGAATACCTTCCGCCTCAAGCTGAACGCCAACACCGCAGGAAGCGGCGAAGTTAATGTCAGATTTCTGCTGTCATGCCGGAAGCGGCCCCGGTCAGTCCCTTTCAGGAAACCGGGGCGCCAATAA
- a CDS encoding glycosyltransferase family 4 protein: MRIAFFTDTFYPQINGVSNTLMYLSQYLTRCGIEHLFFAPDYETGEPEASGVPVVRFKGFTPHIYPDCRLAFPPYPKVLEQLSDFKPDVVHIVTELGVGWSGLRAARALNLPIVMSYHTSFDKYLQFYHMQYLSKALWAYMRRFHSFAQVNLAPSRSTMQDLARHGITNLDLWPRGIDLERFHPGNYSPKLREEMGITNEVVFLYVGRIAVEKGLQTLADSIKQVNLRYGREVKWVFTGDGPYLPELIAQRIPNAIFTGSRRGDELAAIYASADAFVFPSGTETFGNVLLEAMASGLPVICTDSGGVTDFTENHHNALVCKYGSVPELTKAIVSMLNPHNRQSIGAKALETAKARGWDAVFDDLMLQYTYAANPELHPERRSTG, translated from the coding sequence TTGAGGATAGCCTTCTTCACGGATACGTTTTACCCGCAGATCAATGGTGTGTCCAATACGTTGATGTATTTGAGCCAATATCTGACCCGCTGCGGCATTGAACATCTATTCTTTGCTCCCGATTATGAGACTGGTGAGCCTGAAGCCAGCGGGGTTCCGGTCGTGCGGTTCAAAGGATTTACTCCTCATATCTACCCGGACTGCCGCCTCGCTTTCCCTCCTTATCCCAAAGTTCTGGAGCAGCTCTCGGACTTTAAGCCCGATGTTGTCCATATTGTTACCGAGCTCGGCGTCGGCTGGAGCGGCCTTCGGGCCGCGAGAGCGCTGAATCTACCGATCGTCATGTCCTATCATACCAGCTTCGACAAGTACCTCCAATTTTACCATATGCAATATTTAAGCAAAGCCTTGTGGGCATACATGCGCCGGTTCCACAGCTTCGCGCAGGTCAATCTTGCCCCTTCCCGGAGCACGATGCAGGATTTGGCGCGCCACGGCATCACCAATTTGGATCTGTGGCCTCGCGGAATCGATCTGGAGCGGTTTCATCCCGGGAATTACTCCCCCAAGCTTCGGGAGGAGATGGGGATTACGAATGAAGTCGTATTTCTCTATGTAGGCCGCATCGCGGTGGAAAAGGGGCTGCAGACGCTGGCCGACAGCATTAAGCAAGTGAATCTGCGCTACGGCAGGGAAGTGAAATGGGTCTTCACGGGAGACGGACCTTATTTACCGGAGCTGATTGCCCAAAGGATACCTAACGCCATTTTTACGGGGAGCCGCCGGGGCGATGAACTCGCCGCTATTTATGCGAGCGCGGATGCCTTCGTCTTTCCTTCCGGCACCGAGACGTTCGGGAATGTGCTGCTGGAGGCCATGGCGAGCGGGCTTCCGGTCATCTGCACCGATTCCGGCGGAGTGACCGATTTTACGGAGAACCACCACAATGCTCTGGTCTGCAAGTACGGGAGCGTTCCGGAGTTAACCAAGGCGATTGTCAGCATGCTCAATCCGCATAATCGGCAATCTATTGGGGCAAAAGCGCTTGAAACCGCAAAAGCCCGAGGCTGGGACGCCGTATTCGATGATCTCATGCTGCAGTACACGTACGCCGCGAATCCGGAACTTCACCCCGAGCGGAGGAGCACCGGTTGA
- a CDS encoding SDR family oxidoreductase has translation MLSDKKIIITGAASGIGKAVVKLSLREGASVIACDLNSRLLEELKEEEGACHKLHTYQADVSEYEQVRDFFAYIETEHPDANGLVNNAGIYLAKSILDYQENEIDKVMDINIKGAVYFSQLFGRRMLRNRQQGTIVNMSSVSGMEGSSDAVYGLTKAALLGLTKSCAMNFSPYIRVNAVAPTMVDTSMMQTIPDWRKKEYLSHQLIQTPVLPEDVAETVVFLLSDKSRHYTGATFDINNGGYLR, from the coding sequence ATGCTTTCTGATAAAAAAATAATCATTACAGGCGCGGCGTCCGGAATCGGAAAAGCGGTCGTGAAACTAAGTTTGCGCGAAGGCGCTTCGGTAATCGCGTGCGATCTGAACAGCCGGCTGCTTGAAGAGCTGAAGGAGGAGGAGGGGGCTTGCCATAAGCTGCACACCTATCAAGCGGATGTGAGTGAGTACGAGCAGGTTCGTGACTTTTTTGCCTATATTGAAACGGAACATCCGGATGCGAACGGCCTGGTTAATAATGCGGGCATTTACTTAGCCAAAAGCATACTCGATTATCAAGAGAACGAGATCGACAAGGTGATGGATATCAACATCAAGGGCGCCGTCTATTTCTCGCAGCTGTTCGGTAGACGGATGCTCCGCAATCGGCAGCAGGGAACCATCGTCAATATGTCTTCCGTCTCCGGTATGGAGGGAAGCTCGGATGCGGTATACGGACTGACCAAAGCGGCTTTGCTCGGGTTAACGAAGAGCTGTGCCATGAATTTTTCCCCTTATATACGCGTGAACGCCGTCGCGCCAACCATGGTCGACACCTCGATGATGCAGACCATTCCCGATTGGAGAAAAAAGGAGTATCTCAGTCACCAGCTGATCCAAACCCCGGTCCTGCCGGAGGATGTGGCCGAAACGGTCGTCTTTTTATTATCCGATAAATCCAGGCACTACACGGGCGCGACCTTTGATATTAATAACGGAGGCTATTTGAGATAA
- a CDS encoding zinc-binding dehydrogenase, with protein sequence MFNSRVIVTAYGGPEVLTLVQEPLRIPDRDEVRVKVQSSGVALADIMRREGKFPNPPTPPFTPGYDAVGVIDELGEDVQQFRIGDKVAVFYNGTGGYAAYVYAKPDELVAVPPQMDSSLAVATVLNYVTAYQMLHRIAKVTEGESILIHGASGGTGTALLELGRLAKLKMYGTASLAKHHIVSGYGAIPIDYRNEDFVDVLRLHASEGIDAVFDPIGGENYERSLRTLSRNGRFISYGYTSVLQERNSGNWEKEWSRLAKAQTTEQGHPMHLYSITLLKKEQLDWFREDASAVLSLLEEGLIHPLVSHRIPLQEAAKAQELLERSLAVGKVVLIS encoded by the coding sequence GTGTTTAACTCAAGAGTCATTGTAACGGCGTACGGCGGGCCGGAAGTGCTGACATTGGTTCAGGAGCCGCTGCGGATACCAGATCGGGACGAGGTTCGTGTCAAAGTTCAAAGCTCCGGCGTCGCGCTGGCGGATATCATGAGAAGGGAAGGCAAGTTTCCGAATCCGCCAACGCCGCCGTTTACGCCGGGATACGATGCGGTCGGTGTGATCGACGAGCTCGGAGAGGATGTGCAGCAGTTTCGTATAGGGGACAAAGTGGCGGTTTTCTATAACGGAACGGGGGGCTATGCGGCTTATGTATATGCGAAGCCCGATGAGCTGGTGGCCGTTCCCCCGCAGATGGATTCTTCACTCGCTGTTGCCACCGTCTTGAATTATGTGACCGCTTATCAGATGCTTCACCGGATTGCCAAAGTAACTGAGGGGGAGAGTATCCTGATCCACGGCGCAAGCGGCGGAACCGGCACCGCCCTTTTGGAGCTGGGCAGATTGGCGAAGCTGAAGATGTACGGCACGGCTTCGCTTGCGAAGCATCACATCGTTTCCGGGTACGGCGCCATACCTATTGATTACAGGAATGAAGATTTCGTCGATGTTCTGAGGCTTCATGCTTCCGAAGGAATCGATGCCGTGTTCGATCCGATCGGAGGCGAGAACTACGAGCGCTCGCTGCGAACTTTAAGCCGGAACGGGCGGTTCATCAGCTACGGCTATACTTCGGTGCTTCAGGAGCGGAACTCCGGAAATTGGGAGAAGGAGTGGAGCCGCCTGGCAAAGGCCCAAACGACGGAGCAGGGACACCCTATGCATCTTTACAGCATCACCCTTTTGAAAAAGGAGCAGCTGGACTGGTTCCGGGAAGACGCAAGCGCCGTACTGTCCCTGCTGGAAGAGGGATTGATCCATCCGCTGGTATCGCATCGCATTCCGCTTCAGGAAGCGGCCAAGGCGCAGGAACTGCTTGAACGGTCTTTGGCCGTCGGCAAAGTGGTGCTGATCAGTTGA
- a CDS encoding MerR family transcriptional regulator yields MYSISEVSKITGITAYTLRFYEKVGILPNPSRKDGKETGRRRYDEGDIRFIRFIHGLKQTGMKLEDIASFAKDGCLLDLDGREMPDIQDSLHLRMDILDKHIDWLERQMEHLEQVKTVALEKKAYYSAMLNDRSK; encoded by the coding sequence ATGTACTCGATCAGCGAAGTATCCAAAATAACGGGGATCACGGCGTATACCCTTCGTTTCTATGAAAAAGTAGGCATACTGCCGAACCCCTCCCGTAAGGATGGAAAGGAAACCGGGCGCCGGCGGTACGACGAAGGGGATATCCGGTTTATCCGTTTCATCCATGGCTTAAAGCAAACGGGAATGAAGCTGGAGGATATCGCTTCTTTTGCCAAAGACGGCTGCTTGCTGGATCTTGACGGCAGGGAAATGCCAGACATCCAGGATTCACTGCATTTGCGAATGGACATCCTGGATAAGCATATCGACTGGCTGGAGCGGCAGATGGAGCATCTGGAGCAGGTCAAGACTGTCGCCCTGGAGAAAAAAGCGTACTATTCGGCTATGCTGAATGACCGATCAAAATAA
- a CDS encoding ROK family transcriptional regulator, which yields MNKIRTGDQKLVQELNRSIILNVIREKGPISRSEIAKHYGISATTVASAIQELIRDGYVCEMGEGASNGGRKPIMLKLASDRLYLIGVSVSNSSIDIARMDLEAKISRKQSRPVQALYGEELVAAVLSEIERFLQGCPDTGQCLGISIIIPGVIDKDLGIVYFNSKLKLEQISLKAIIESRFNIKTWLENDLNATVLAQKKFGPYGKVQNLIYVSISEGVGAGIFFHDILLRGGNGGAGELGHTIIDRNGIRCECGSSGCLENYISWPAVYSRIIASATRGRKTAIMDLAEGDIARVTPEMFNQAVKMQDPLAVDLTDEISGYLGHGLVNLINLFNPEILILGGQIGSSNPRLLENVQKYVSSHALPILRDLKICPSTLGEEANLLAAASIILEDIFHFSLAN from the coding sequence GTGAACAAGATCAGAACTGGAGATCAGAAGCTGGTTCAGGAGCTGAACCGGTCGATTATTTTAAATGTGATTCGGGAAAAAGGGCCCATCTCCCGAAGCGAGATTGCAAAGCACTACGGCATCAGCGCCACAACGGTGGCTTCCGCCATCCAGGAGCTGATCCGGGACGGTTATGTGTGCGAAATGGGCGAAGGAGCTTCCAATGGCGGAAGAAAACCGATCATGCTGAAGCTGGCTTCCGACCGCCTTTACCTGATCGGGGTCTCCGTATCCAATTCTTCCATTGACATTGCCCGGATGGATCTGGAAGCCAAGATCAGCCGCAAGCAATCGAGACCGGTTCAAGCCTTATACGGGGAGGAGCTTGTCGCTGCCGTTCTATCGGAGATTGAGCGGTTTTTGCAGGGTTGTCCCGATACCGGGCAATGCCTGGGTATCTCGATTATTATTCCGGGGGTTATCGACAAGGATTTAGGCATCGTGTACTTTAACTCCAAGCTCAAGCTGGAGCAAATCAGCCTGAAAGCTATTATTGAAAGCCGTTTCAATATCAAAACATGGCTCGAGAACGACCTTAACGCCACCGTGCTTGCCCAAAAAAAATTCGGACCCTACGGAAAGGTCCAAAATTTGATCTACGTCTCGATCTCGGAGGGTGTGGGGGCGGGGATTTTTTTTCACGACATTCTGCTTAGAGGAGGCAACGGCGGTGCGGGAGAGCTCGGGCATACCATCATTGACCGGAACGGTATCCGCTGCGAATGCGGAAGCTCGGGATGTCTGGAGAACTATATCAGCTGGCCCGCGGTATATTCCCGGATTATCGCCTCTGCGACGCGCGGCAGAAAGACGGCGATTATGGATTTGGCAGAGGGTGACATCGCCCGGGTCACGCCCGAGATGTTCAATCAAGCTGTCAAGATGCAGGACCCGCTGGCTGTCGATTTAACCGATGAGATATCCGGCTACCTCGGTCACGGCCTGGTCAATCTCATCAATTTGTTCAATCCGGAAATACTGATCCTCGGCGGGCAGATCGGCTCAAGCAACCCCCGCTTGCTGGAAAACGTCCAAAAATACGTGTCATCCCACGCGCTTCCCATACTCCGGGATCTTAAAATTTGCCCGTCAACGCTCGGTGAAGAGGCAAACCTGTTGGCGGCCGCCTCGATTATTCTGGAGGATATATTCCACTTCTCGCTCGCCAATTGA